The Chaetodon auriga isolate fChaAug3 chromosome 3, fChaAug3.hap1, whole genome shotgun sequence genome has a window encoding:
- the prrg1 gene encoding transmembrane gamma-carboxyglutamic acid protein 1, producing the protein MGSVFLPADAAHSVLRRLRRANFLLEEMKQGNIQRECREEICTYEEAREAFENDEKTRRFWEEYVRESSPSGGLETVVGGVHSLYLIVPLLLVVLIIAAVAITVWRCHSRKRSQRSPSLGHSHHDHVLSVVSMDHWGRDYHHGDQSELSVHSSPAYPGSELTSGRGSAGDPPPSYEEAVGHTDVHIETEPPPQYEDIVNTSSTSVNGGHRR; encoded by the exons ATGGGGAGTG TGTTCCTGCCGGCGGACGCGGCCCACTCGGTGCTGCGACGGCTGCGCAGGGCCAACTTCttgctggaggagatgaagcagGGTAACATCCAGCGGGAGTGCCGTGAGGAGATCTGCACCTACGAGGAGGCCCGCGAGGCTTTCGAGAACGACGAGAAGACG AGACGGTTCTGGGAGGAATACGTACGGGAGAGCAGTCCATCCGGCGGGCTGGAGACAGTGGTTGGTGGAGTCCACTCTCTCTACTTGATCGTGCCATTGCTGCTGGTCGTGCTCATCATTGCTGCTGTCGCCATCACTGTGTGGCGCTGCCACTCCCGCAAGCGCTCGCAGCGCAGCCCCAGCCTGGGACATTCGCATCACGACCACGTCCTCTCAGTGGTTTCTATGGACCATTGGGGGAGGGATTACCACCACGGAGACCAATCAGAACTCAGTGTCCACAGCAGCCCAGCTTATCCAGGCTCAGAGCTCACATCAGGCAGAGGAAGTGCAGGAGACCCGCCCCCATCTTATGAGGAGGCTGTGGGCCATACAGACGTCCACATAGAGACGGAGCCACCTCCACAGTATGAGGACATAGTCAACACCAGCTCTACTAGTGTCAACGGTGGCCACAGGAGGTAA